A portion of the Streptococcus urinalis 2285-97 genome contains these proteins:
- a CDS encoding SDR family NAD(P)-dependent oxidoreductase: protein MSQRIILITGASGGIAQEIIKRLPAEDGLVLLGRNKAKLEELYRHTANKNCIEIDISDPTAIQKVVNQIILQYGKIDVLINNAGFGEFKEFDQFDDHSISKMFDVNTVATIHFSRLVGKQMKLQQKGHIINIASMAGLIASPKSSIYSATKFAVIGFSNALRLELADHHVKVTTVNPGPIKTNFFDKADPSGDYLKSVEKYALEPNDVAQKIVKIIGKNKRELNLPFSLAFASKMYNLFPKIADFLARKVFNFK from the coding sequence ATGTCTCAAAGAATAATTTTAATTACTGGAGCTTCAGGTGGTATTGCTCAAGAAATCATTAAACGATTGCCTGCTGAAGATGGTCTGGTATTACTTGGTAGAAATAAAGCTAAGCTTGAAGAACTATACAGACATACTGCAAATAAAAATTGTATTGAAATCGACATTAGTGATCCAACGGCAATTCAAAAAGTCGTTAATCAAATTATCTTACAATATGGAAAAATTGATGTGTTAATTAATAATGCTGGTTTTGGTGAGTTTAAAGAGTTTGATCAATTTGATGATCATTCTATTTCAAAAATGTTTGATGTTAATACCGTTGCGACGATACATTTTTCGCGCCTTGTTGGTAAACAAATGAAATTACAGCAAAAAGGTCATATTATTAATATTGCTTCAATGGCTGGATTAATTGCATCACCAAAATCATCTATTTATTCTGCGACAAAATTTGCTGTTATTGGTTTTTCAAATGCGCTACGTTTAGAGTTAGCTGACCATCATGTGAAAGTAACAACGGTGAATCCAGGACCTATTAAAACGAATTTTTTTGATAAGGCTGATCCATCCGGAGATTACTTAAAGAGTGTTGAAAAATATGCTTTAGAACCAAATGATGTTGCACAAAAAATTGTAAAAATTATTGGAAAAAATAAACGAGAACTTAATTTACCATTTAGTTTGGCTTTTGCTAGCAAAATGTATAATCTGTTTCCTAAGATAGCTGACTTTTTGGCAAGAAAGGTATTTAATTTTAAATGA
- the rnz gene encoding ribonuclease Z, translated as MEIQFLGTGAGQPSKQRNVSSLVLKLLDEINEIWMFDCGEGTQRQILNTTIKPRKVRKIFITHLHGDHIFGLPGFLSSRAFQANEEQTDLDIYGPVGIKSYVMTSLKLTGSRLPYHINFFEFDDKQLGKIMETDKFVVYSEKLDHGVFCMGYRVVQKDLEGTLDAEALKQAGVPFGPLFGKVKNGQDVTLEDGNIIIAKDFISAPKKGKIVTIIGDTRKTNASVRLALGADILVHESTYGKGDDKIAKRHAHSTNMQAAQIAKEANAKRLLLNHISARFIGRDCKKLELDAASIFENVHIVRDFEEEVI; from the coding sequence ATGGAAATTCAATTTTTAGGGACTGGAGCTGGACAACCAAGTAAGCAACGAAATGTTTCTAGTTTAGTTCTAAAATTATTAGATGAAATCAATGAAATCTGGATGTTTGATTGTGGGGAAGGAACTCAAAGACAAATATTAAATACGACTATCAAACCTCGAAAAGTAAGAAAAATATTTATTACCCATTTACATGGTGATCACATTTTTGGATTACCTGGTTTTTTGTCTAGCCGAGCTTTTCAAGCTAATGAGGAACAAACAGATCTCGATATCTATGGTCCTGTAGGGATTAAGTCATATGTAATGACAAGCTTAAAATTAACTGGTTCAAGACTTCCATATCATATTAATTTTTTTGAATTTGATGATAAACAACTTGGAAAAATAATGGAAACAGATAAATTTGTTGTTTATTCTGAAAAGCTTGATCATGGTGTTTTTTGTATGGGCTATAGGGTAGTACAAAAAGATTTAGAAGGTACATTAGATGCTGAAGCTTTAAAGCAAGCTGGGGTACCATTTGGTCCTTTGTTTGGAAAAGTGAAAAATGGACAAGATGTGACTTTAGAAGATGGCAATATTATTATTGCAAAAGACTTTATATCAGCTCCTAAAAAAGGAAAAATTGTAACAATTATAGGTGATACCAGAAAAACTAATGCTAGTGTGAGACTTGCTTTAGGTGCGGATATTTTAGTTCACGAATCAACTTATGGAAAAGGTGATGATAAGATTGCGAAACGTCACGCGCATTCAACAAATATGCAGGCAGCACAAATCGCAAAAGAAGCAAATGCAAAACGTTTGTTATTAAATCACATTTCAGCAAGGTTTATTGGCAGAGATTGTAAAAAATTGGAACTAGATGCTGCAAGTATTTTTGAAAATGTTCACATCGTAAGAGATTTTGAAGAAGAGGTGATTTAA